Sequence from the Pseudomonadota bacterium genome:
CGGAGTCGGATAGTTCGGGCAGAACCTCCTCGTCGATAGCATTCTCAACAAATGCTTCCGTGTACTGCTCAAGTCCCAGCGATTTGAGCCACGTCTCGACTTTCAAGATGAGTGCTCCCCATTCGCGCGTCCCAACACAGCCTAGCTGGAATTCCAACTGCGTCCAATGACCCTCCCCTAGTGAACGAGTTCACTAATAGGACACACCTTTTGGCGGTTGCCGATGCAATTTGATAGGTTCGTCAGGTCTCGTCCGCGCTATTGTTTTCGCGCGGTCACTCGATCCAGTTTCAGTCAACAGGCGTCTGCTGACGACTATCTATCCCCAACACACGGGCGACGCAGCTATGGAGCAGCACCATCGCGAATTTGCCGGGTCAATCCCGGAAAACTATGAGCGCTACTTTGTTCCCCTCATCTTTGCCGATTATGCATCCCTGCTCGCCGAAGCCCTCCAAGCGCCGGAAGGATCGGACGTACTGGAAACAGCTTGCGGCACCGGCATCGTCACGCGGAACATAGCCGATAAGCTCGGTCCCAAGTCACGGCTCATTGCCACCGATCTCAATGAACCGATGATCGTGGAGGCGCAGAAGGCCATGGGCGCTGCGTCCAACGTCGCGTTCCGGCAAGCCGACGCGACCGTTTTGCCGTTTGAGTCGGGTTCATTCGATGCCGTTGTTTGTCAGTTCGGGGTCATGTTCTTCCCCGATCGAATGAGGGGCTATCGAGAGGCTGCCCGAGTTCTCACCCCCGGCGGGCGATATTTGTTCAATGTCTGGGACTCCTTGGACAACAACCTCTTTGCCAAGACAATCCACGACGCCGTGGGCCGGCTATATCCTGACGACCCGCCAAAGTTCCTGGAATTGCCATATGGATATTGCGATCTCCGATTGATCGTGAAGGAACTCCAAGAAGCCGGTTTTTCCAAAGTCGACGTGTACTGGGAAGGCGAAGACGAAGACGGCGAAGGCAACGGCGAATGGGAAACCGTCCAAACCGCCGAATGCGACCCGTCCTGGATCGCCTACCTGATCGCGGAAAAATAGCACGCCCACA
This genomic interval carries:
- a CDS encoding methyltransferase domain-containing protein; its protein translation is MEQHHREFAGSIPENYERYFVPLIFADYASLLAEALQAPEGSDVLETACGTGIVTRNIADKLGPKSRLIATDLNEPMIVEAQKAMGAASNVAFRQADATVLPFESGSFDAVVCQFGVMFFPDRMRGYREAARVLTPGGRYLFNVWDSLDNNLFAKTIHDAVGRLYPDDPPKFLELPYGYCDLRLIVKELQEAGFSKVDVYWEGEDEDGEGNGEWETVQTAECDPSWIAYLIAEK